The nucleotide sequence GGCGGGGACCGCCGCAGAAGCCCTTCCACTCCAGGGCTTCGCCGTATTCGTGACGATGCAGGGTGTGGGTGTAACCTGCGTGGTTGGTGGTGGCGGTGGCCGAGAATTTCTCGGCTTTGTCGGGATTTTGGCGATAGAAGTCGGGATCGTAGAAGACGGTCCAGATGTAGACGCTCCGGCAGCGCTGGGTGAGCAACTCGATCAGCCGCACCGGATTGGTCATGTGATAGAGGATGCCACAGGCGATGCCGATGTCGTAGGTGTCGTTCGTCGTCTCCAGGTGACCGAGAATGTCACCGTAGAGAAAGCGGGTCCGGTTGAGCTGCATGAGCTCTTTGACGAGCAGGCATTTTTGAAACGAGCGCGCGTTTGATTCGACGGACGTGACGGTCGCAGCTCCTGCCTGTTCGAGCATGTAGGTATGGCCGGCTTCCAGCGGGCCGACTTCGAGCGTGGTGGCGTCGGCAATGGCGTGACCGTGCGCGGCGAGCTGGGTGAGGGCCCACGTGACGCGTTCGTCCTCGCAGAGGCCGGCGGTGCCGCCGGTTTCAACGCCGACCGCAGCCGGGAAACGGGTAGACCACTCGCCTTTGAACAAGTCGACGAGAGCTTGGGGGGAAGGGGGTTGGTCGGTGTAAAGGGTCGGCTCGGACATGGGCGGTGAATCGTTCTCGTTGGCTTTGCGGCAGGGTTAAAAAAGAGAACGAGAACGATTCAGAGAACGAGAACGATTGTCGGACAAAATAAAACCGCCCCGCCGGTGAGGGCGGGGCGGTTATGTCACCTGAGGGTGAGTCCAACGGTAGAGGCTTTACGGCACTTCGTAGATTTCGGCGAGGGCTTCACCGTCGTTGCCGTCGGTGGGCGTGATCTGGATGGTGTAGTTGCCGGGATCGAGCAGGGACAACGTGGCGGAGTCGTTGGTGCCGGCTCCGAGGGCGAATGCGCCCACGAAGTTGGTGGCTTCCAACAACTCGTAGACGAAGTCGGCGTTGCTCCAGTTGTCGTTGGTAAGGACCGAACGCTGGGCGCTGTCGAAGATCGTCAGCTGCGGATCGACGATCGTGCCGGCGACCCCGAAGCCGCCGAGGGTCGGTCCGATGCCGCGGATGAGCAGGGTGCGCTTGCCGGTGCCTTGCAGGCTGACGCCCATGATGAGCGCGTCGTTGCCGCTGTCGGCGTTGCTGCGCACGGAGACGTTGACGAGTTTCGAAGTCGGTGCCTCGTCGGCGTCGTAGACCTCGAGGATGACGAGGCCGCCCTGACCATCGGATCCGGTGATTTGCGCGGTATAGGCGTTTTCCGCGGGGAGATCGACGACGAGGGCGGCATCGAGGCTGCCCGGGGTGATGGCGAAGGCGCCGACTCCGGCCGAGATGGCCGTGGCGGTGGCGGCATTCCAGTCGTCGTTGCTGGCGACGACTTGTTGATTGGAATCATACACGGTGACCTTGGGGTTGGGCATCACGCCGGTGAGTCCGAACTGGGTGAGTCCCGGGCCGATGGCGCGGATGAGCACACGCTTGGTGCCGGTGCCGCGGATGACGAAGCCCGGGGTGATGACCTGACCATTGGCGGCGTTGGTGCGCACCGAGATATTGCGCAGGGTGGAAGCGGTCGCACTCAGTGACACGGTGGCGGCTTGCGACGTCACACTGCCGCCGCTGTTGGTGACCCGCACGGTGTAGCTGCCGGCATCGTTGGCGCTGGCGTTGTTGCGGAGCAGAATCGAGCCGGTTTCGCCGGAGAGGGCGGTGCCGTTACGGAACCACTGGTAACTCAGGCCGGAACCGGCGGCGGAGGCGGCCAGGGCGAAGGTGCCGCCGGGAGCGACAACCTTGTCGAAAGGTTGCAGCACGAACGTGGGGGCACCCGCTCCGTTCACGGCGACCGAGCCGACGGTGTAGGTGTTGGATCCGGCAACGTTGGCGACTCGCACGGAGTAGCTGCCGGCGTAGGCGGCGGTGACGGAATTGATCACGTAGGGGTTGGCCGTGGCACCGTTGATGGCGACACCGTTGAGGAACCATTGGTAGGTGAAGGGGCCGACACCATCGATCTGGATCGGCAATACCAAGCGTTGGCCGAGCGCGATGCTGGTGTTGACCACGCTGAAGTTGGCGGCGGTCACGGGCGCGGTCGTGGCGACTTGACCAATGGTCACGCCGGAAGCATCGGCGAAGGAGTAAGATCCACCCCACGCGCCCCAGCTGCTGGTCGTGACTCCGTTGGCGGTGGAGGCGGGGTAGCTGCTTTGACCGGCCACGATATTGACGGTGACGGTCTTGGTTTGGCCGGGGGAAACCACCCCGGCGTGGACGGCGGCTTTGGCGAGAGAACTGTCATCTGTGTAGATCCCGCTGCCCCAGACGGAACCGCTGAGCGCGCCCGTGATGGAGAACTGAAGGGATTGACCGACGCGATTGCGGTAACCGACGAGATTGTTGGGCGCGGCGATCACATCGTAGCTGATCGAGCCGGTCGCACCTTCCGTGGAAACGGCGGTGCCGACCGCGCCGCCGGTGGAGAGCGTGGTGACCTCGGCGGCGGTCAGTTCGCGGTTGAAGATGCGAATCTCGTCGAGTGCGCCCTGGAAGAGATCGAGGCCGTTGTCGGAACCGGCGATGGAGAGCATGCCGCTGGAGAACGTGTCGATGGCACCGGCGTTGGCTTGGGTAAGCACGACCTCGCCATTGAGGTAAATGCGGACGGTCGAGCCGTCGTGGGTCACGGCGACGTGGGTCCAGTCCGGGTCTGGCGCGGTGACCAGAGTGGAGGCGGCGGGAGTTTCATAGATGCGGGCGCGGTTGCCCGTGAGATGGTAGCTGGCGAGTTTGCGCGGTCCCGTGCTGGTGCCGGCAATGAAGGAGCCGTAGTAGTGCGTGGAGGTGCCGGGTTTTTGCACCGCGACCACGCGGGGGTTCCAGTTGCCCGCGCCGGTGATTTTGATGAAGTAGGACATCGACGCGGTGGTCGTGCTGAAGCTGCTGTTCACCAAAGCGCGCAGGCGCACTCCGTTGGTGGAAAGCGCGCCGTTGCCGACGCGGCCGGCGGTCAACGTGGGTGAACCATTGACCGGCGCGAGCGTCACGCCGCGGCCGGAGTCGTCGTTGAAGGGGTTGGCAGGGTTGTCGAAGGAGTAGTAGGCGAGCAGGTCCCCGGTGGTGCCGCCGCCACCGCCGCCGGAACCGCCACCTCCTCCGCCGGAACCACCTCCGGCACCCGCCGCCGCCGTGTAGCCGGTGCTGGCGTTGATCCGGTATCGGGTCGTGCCGTTGGCGACCAAGGAACCGTATTCGGAGCTGATGGTGCCGCCGGAAATGGTGGCGGAGGTGATGCCCATGTTGGCAAATTGGGAGCCGCCGGTGAAGGTCACCGCGCCGCTGGCCGAGACGGTGCCCGTAAGCACACCGTTGAAATTGATGCTGCCGTTTGCTTCCACGTCGGCGAAATACACGCCGATGCCGGATTCCAGATTGAAGCCACCGGCACTGACGATGGTGTTCATGGAGCCGACGTAGCGGCCGGCGAATTCCGCCTGCGCGAGCAGGCTCGCGGGGAGCAGAAAGCCCGCGACTGCGGCCAAAAGCAGCCGCCGGAAACCGGGCAGGAGGGAGAGTTTCGTTAACATAGGATTTAGCGTGTTGAGGGCGAGAGTTGAGCCATCGCCATCATATTGCAGGTGGAGCAAACCCACCATACGCACACTTGCGTAGGACCCCGACCGACCGAGCCAATGGTCGGACCTACGCGCTCGTCACGAGCCACTCCTCCAGCGCCGCGTCGTCCGGGATATGCGTGCCGAACTGATAGTCCTTGGCCAACAATCGAGCGAAACCGGGCTCGATGAATCGCTGGCAATGCAGCAGCACCTGCGTGCGTTGTCCGGGAGCGCGCACGAGACGGCCGAGTCCTTGGTTCACTTTTTGCAACCCGGGGATGCGGTAGACGCGATCGAAGGCATCGTCGCGCGACACGCCCTGGCGCTCCAGTTCCGTGAGCCGAGCGCGTTGACGCGCGTTGACCTCGGGCAAGGCGGGACCGACCACCATGGCATGCGTCACCCGACCTCCGAGCATGTCGATGCCTTCGGCGAAACTGCTGCCCAGCACGAGAAACAGCACATCGGCGAGCGCGAGTGATTGCTCCACCCAGGCGGATTGCGCGGCGAGGTCGGGCAAACGCGGCTGCAACGCCACCCGCAAGACGTGGCCGTCGGTATCGAGTTGGCGCTCAATGGTCTCCGCGTAGGCGTAGCTGGGAAAAAACACCACGGGCGCGCCGGTGGCGGCGGCGTGCAATCGAGCCACGGTTTCCGCCGTGCGGCTGAAGTGGCGTCGGCGTTGCTGATAACGGGTGTCGACGCGCAGATCCACCGCGACGGCGTAACTGTGATCGCGCCACGGTGTGAGGGCATTGACCCGACCGAGCGCGTTTGCATCGAGACCGACCGCGGCTGCCAGGGCATCGGTGGGGCCGACCGTGGCGCTGGCCAACACGACGTGACCAAAGGTGCGCAGGATGCTGCCTGTGACGGGTGCGGCGTCGAGACACGTGAAGTTGAGCTCTGTGTCGCGCGGCGACCACAGCAGGCGGGTCAGGGTCACGCTGCGCAACCAGTCGACGAGCTCGGCGGTCAGCCAGATCGTATCCGCGAGTTGGGGACCCATGGCGGCGAAATCGACCGGCATGGTGGGGAGTTGATCCGCAATGCGGGTGAGCACATCCAGCACGTCGTCCTCGGCGTGGGCATCGAGTGCCTCGGTCGCGCGCAGCGAACTCAGCAGGAGGGTCCACGATTCCCACGCCCGTTGAAACGAAGACGGGGCCCGCTGATGATCGAGTTCGGAGAGCACGGCGCGTGCTTCGGCGGCGGTAATGCGGTGGGAGTGCGCGTCGGCCACGCGGGAGGGCAGATTGTGGGCCTCGTCGATGATGAGCATCGTGCGGGCGGGATTCCAGCCGGGTTGGTTTTCGAACAAGCCCCGGTTGCGCGGCGCGAAGACGTAGTTGTAGTCGCCGACCCACACGTCCTGGAAAGCCAGCGCGGTGCGCGTGATTTCGTAAGGACAGACCCCGGCGTCTCGACCCGCGGCGCGCAAGGTCGGCAAATCGCGCGCTTCGTTTTCGAACAGATGGAAACGATCGAGGCCGCTGCCCGGCCACCGCGTCTCCACATCCTGGATAAACCGGCACTGATCGCGCACGCAGTGAAACGTGGTGTTCACGCAATGTTCGCCCTTGTTGCGCACGTGCCACACCGCGAGCCGCGTGGGCTCCGCCTGCGATCGTTTGTCACCTATTAGGTGACAAGCTGCGGGGTCCGTCATGCGTTGCAGGGTGTGCACGACTTGGAGTTGGCCGGTGGATTTGCTGGTGAGGTAAATGACGCGATCGCAGGAGCCGGAGCGCAGGGACTCCAGGGCGGTCTCCAGCATGACGCCGGTTTTGCCGAAACCCGTGGGCGCCTCGAAAGCGACCACGCGTTGCGCGGTGAGGGCGGTTTCGAGTTGCTGACGGGTATCTTCCTGTCCGGGCCGCAATTCTGGAAACGCCGGGGCAAAGGTGAGCGTGCGCCGTCGTTCCAGGGCGCGGCGATGCAGATCGAGGAACTGCGTCAGTCGTTCCAACCGGGCGTCGAACATTGCTTCGTCTTCGCGCGTGAAGCGGACCGTTTGGGAAAGACCACTGCCGGCTTCGACAAAGATCAGTTCACCGCGGAGCGCCGATTCGGGGGCGGACAGTCGGCGCAGGGAAAGGTAGATGGCGAGCTGGGCAAAGTAGTGCGGGTAGTCGGCTCGCAGTTCGGGCTCGGGCACCGGCACGGCTTTCGTGAGTGTTTTAATTTCGCGCAGCACGGTCGTCTCGCCTTGCGGCACGAGTTGGTCGATGCGGCCGTTGAGTGAGATCCGCCAGCCGCGGTGGGCGACCTCGCCGTCGACCGCCACTTCGAAATGCGCGTCGGGGTTTTCGCTGGTGGTCTGCGTTTGCAGTTCGCGGTGCCAGTAACTGCCGAGTTGAGCGCGCCAGATGCCGCTTTGACCTTCGCCGCCGTCGCGGGGTCCGACCGCAAAGTCCGCGAGTTCGCCAACGCTGAGTCGGGCGGTGCGGGCGGTGAGATCGAAGTCCATTTTAAGTAGGAAGTGGGAAGTTTGAAATTAGAAGTGAGAAGTCGGCGGGGTGGCGAGCGGCGGCGGGCGAAACCGCGCTACCGCTTAGTCGACGAAGATGTCGGTGTGGGCGCGCAGGTAGTCTTCCATGTGGTGGTGCAAATGGGTGACGAGGGCGGGGGCGACGGTTTGTTCATTCACGGGTTGATTCAACAGGGTGGCCACGGCGGAGCGATCATCGCGGGGGAGCGTGGGAAACCACTGTTGTTTGAGCGGATAGCCTTCGTCGCGGGCGAAGCAGTAGAGACTCTTGAAACCCACGATGTCGGGCCGGTCTGTGGTGGCGAACGCACCGAGCGCCGTGGCAATCAAACCGGCGACGGCGTCGCGACTTTCCTCGGGGACGGGATTGCGCGCGATGATGGCGGTAAAGGCGGAGGCATGTTGGAGTCGGCGATAATTTTGACCAATCCCGCTGTGGCGATGCAGCAGGCGCACCTCTTTCACAAACCACGTGCCGGCTGAACCGGCATCGAGCATGAGCGCAACGTGATCGAAAAGATCCAAGCCGATGTGGGTGGGCGTGGGTTTACGCGGGATGCGTTGCAGCACGCGCAGGGTGCCGTGTTCGGCGGAGTAGGCGACGCTCGGCTGAAAGGCTTCCTTCAGCGGAGCCTTCGACAAGATATAAACCTCGGTGCTGAGCGAGGGACCGGCCACGTGATCAGGCGGAGGAAGCGTCGGCCGTTTCGGGCAGAGGAGGATGGGTCTTCGCGGGCGGCGGCCACGGCGGCACGACGGTGCCGCCCGAGATGATGAGTTTCATGGCGTCACCGACGGTCATGTCCAGTTCGGTGACCTTCTCGCTGGGATAAAAAATGAGAAAACCGGACGTCGGATTGGGCGTGGTGGGAATGAACACGGTCCACAGTTCGGACTCGGTGCGATGCTGCAGCTCCCCCTTGGCGCGGTTGGTGAGGAAGCCGACGACGTGAGAGCCCGGGGCGGGATATTCCACAAGCACGACCTTCTCGAACACGTTGCGTTTTTGGGCGCTGAACGTGTCGACGATTTGCTTCACCGTGCGGTAAACCGATCCGACTCCGGGAATGTTATTGATCACGCGCTCGGCGGTCCGGCCGAAGTAAGCGGTGAAGACGTAGCGCGAGACCACGCCGAGGGTCGTGACGAGCAGGACGACGATCAGCGTGGCCAGGACATTCCACACGATCTCCAAGCTCTCCTGACGCAGGTTGTCCGGGACGGCAAAGAAGAAGAACGGTCGGAACGTGCCGCCGACCCGATCGACCAACCAGGAAAACACCACCCACGTGACCGCGAGCGGGGCCAGCAGGAGCAGGCCCGAGAGGAACGCATTGCGCGCGGAGGTGAACTTGGACTTGGGCGGTTTCGGCATGAAACCGTCAGCGTGCCCCGACGCCGCGATCCCGCAAGTGCAAGTGCGCGGAAAGGTGCGGGACGTGCCGCTAGCCGGTTAGGGGGAGATCGGGTAGCTGAACCCTTCGGTCCTCACTTCATAAATTTCCACGAGCACGTCGCCCGTGCCGCCCGAAGCGGACGTGACGGTGAGCGTGTAGGCCCCGGCGGTTAAGTTGGGAGCATCGGCCACACTGCGCGAAGTGACGGGATATTGCACCGCCGCATCGATCGGGAATGCGCCGACGATTCGCGCCTGCTCGGCTACGGTTGCAACGTAGCGGGACTGAGGCGTGCTTCCGTCTTCGTAAATTACGGCGGGAAATATCATTCCCGGAGTGATATCACCGCCGTTCGCGTCATGGAGAGTGTAGAGCGGGTCAGACAGCGGATTCTCGACGCCGAAGTCGGCAAGATCGGGTCCCACGATCCGAATCAAGACACGTTGTCCATAGTAGGAACCTGCGGCGGGAGGACTGATCACGAACCCAAAAGTGGCGGTCGGAGAACTGGGGGAGATCGTCACCCGGGTGGATTGATTGACCAAGCGGTGGCGGTCCGTGGTGGCGATCAGAATTGCTTGCGGCGTCGTCGCACTGAACCTGCTGTGGCCGGAGAACGTGGCCCGATAGCGGCCGGAATTATCAGGGCTGGCTGATTCGATGACCAATGTGGATTGGTTGGAGGCGATCAGCGTCCCGCCGTGATACCAGTTCACGTCAGTGACGTCCCCAAACGCTGCCGCCAGGCGGACCACCAAGCGGCTGCCGGGCGTGATCACCGTCGCAGGGGCCGGCTCAACGGGTATGATCATATCGAATCCGGGATCAGCCCCGAGTTCCACCTCGGTGGTTACTTTGCCCGCAACGCTGACCGGAATGCCCACTTCATCCAGATCGGGTAAAGCCGGGAGAGATACGCTAGTGGCGATGAGACAAATAAAGGCAGGGATCAAAGCGGAAGCATGCATAGTCAACAGGCGGAGCAGGGACTCAGAGTGTCAGAGGCCGATGAGTTCCGAGAAAAAGGGGACAGCGGGGTCATTGTTTCCAACTGAAACGCGGGCACGCTTCGGCTTCTTTCAAGATATTCACCGCGCGAGCTTCGGCGGCGCGCATGCGGCGTTTTTTGGCGGGTTCGAGATCGTCGTAGCCGGCGAGGTGCAGCCAGCCGTGCACGACGTAAAGCGTGAGTTCCTCGCTGAAATCGTGGCCCTTTTTCGCGGCGTAGCTCGCGGCGGTATCAGCCGAGACGCAGATCTCGCCGGCCGTGCCGAAAGCCGGTTCACCTTCGAAGGTGATGACGTCGGTGGCGGTGGGGTCATCGAGGAAATCCGCGTGCAGGC is from Synoicihabitans lomoniglobus and encodes:
- a CDS encoding LamG-like jellyroll fold domain-containing protein — translated: MLTKLSLLPGFRRLLLAAVAGFLLPASLLAQAEFAGRYVGSMNTIVSAGGFNLESGIGVYFADVEANGSINFNGVLTGTVSASGAVTFTGGSQFANMGITSATISGGTISSEYGSLVANGTTRYRINASTGYTAAAGAGGGSGGGGGGSGGGGGGTTGDLLAYYSFDNPANPFNDDSGRGVTLAPVNGSPTLTAGRVGNGALSTNGVRLRALVNSSFSTTTASMSYFIKITGAGNWNPRVVAVQKPGTSTHYYGSFIAGTSTGPRKLASYHLTGNRARIYETPAASTLVTAPDPDWTHVAVTHDGSTVRIYLNGEVVLTQANAGAIDTFSSGMLSIAGSDNGLDLFQGALDEIRIFNRELTAAEVTTLSTGGAVGTAVSTEGATGSISYDVIAAPNNLVGYRNRVGQSLQFSITGALSGSVWGSGIYTDDSSLAKAAVHAGVVSPGQTKTVTVNIVAGQSSYPASTANGVTTSSWGAWGGSYSFADASGVTIGQVATTAPVTAANFSVVNTSIALGQRLVLPIQIDGVGPFTYQWFLNGVAINGATANPYVINSVTAAYAGSYSVRVANVAGSNTYTVGSVAVNGAGAPTFVLQPFDKVVAPGGTFALAASAAGSGLSYQWFRNGTALSGETGSILLRNNASANDAGSYTVRVTNSGGSVTSQAATVSLSATASTLRNISVRTNAANGQVITPGFVIRGTGTKRVLIRAIGPGLTQFGLTGVMPNPKVTVYDSNQQVVASNDDWNAATATAISAGVGAFAITPGSLDAALVVDLPAENAYTAQITGSDGQGGLVILEVYDADEAPTSKLVNVSVRSNADSGNDALIMGVSLQGTGKRTLLIRGIGPTLGGFGVAGTIVDPQLTIFDSAQRSVLTNDNWSNADFVYELLEATNFVGAFALGAGTNDSATLSLLDPGNYTIQITPTDGNDGEALAEIYEVP
- a CDS encoding ATP-dependent DNA helicase, with protein sequence MDFDLTARTARLSVGELADFAVGPRDGGEGQSGIWRAQLGSYWHRELQTQTTSENPDAHFEVAVDGEVAHRGWRISLNGRIDQLVPQGETTVLREIKTLTKAVPVPEPELRADYPHYFAQLAIYLSLRRLSAPESALRGELIFVEAGSGLSQTVRFTREDEAMFDARLERLTQFLDLHRRALERRRTLTFAPAFPELRPGQEDTRQQLETALTAQRVVAFEAPTGFGKTGVMLETALESLRSGSCDRVIYLTSKSTGQLQVVHTLQRMTDPAACHLIGDKRSQAEPTRLAVWHVRNKGEHCVNTTFHCVRDQCRFIQDVETRWPGSGLDRFHLFENEARDLPTLRAAGRDAGVCPYEITRTALAFQDVWVGDYNYVFAPRNRGLFENQPGWNPARTMLIIDEAHNLPSRVADAHSHRITAAEARAVLSELDHQRAPSSFQRAWESWTLLLSSLRATEALDAHAEDDVLDVLTRIADQLPTMPVDFAAMGPQLADTIWLTAELVDWLRSVTLTRLLWSPRDTELNFTCLDAAPVTGSILRTFGHVVLASATVGPTDALAAAVGLDANALGRVNALTPWRDHSYAVAVDLRVDTRYQQRRRHFSRTAETVARLHAAATGAPVVFFPSYAYAETIERQLDTDGHVLRVALQPRLPDLAAQSAWVEQSLALADVLFLVLGSSFAEGIDMLGGRVTHAMVVGPALPEVNARQRARLTELERQGVSRDDAFDRVYRIPGLQKVNQGLGRLVRAPGQRTQVLLHCQRFIEPGFARLLAKDYQFGTHIPDDAALEEWLVTSA
- a CDS encoding DUF502 domain-containing protein, translating into MPKPPKSKFTSARNAFLSGLLLLAPLAVTWVVFSWLVDRVGGTFRPFFFFAVPDNLRQESLEIVWNVLATLIVVLLVTTLGVVSRYVFTAYFGRTAERVINNIPGVGSVYRTVKQIVDTFSAQKRNVFEKVVLVEYPAPGSHVVGFLTNRAKGELQHRTESELWTVFIPTTPNPTSGFLIFYPSEKVTELDMTVGDAMKLIISGGTVVPPWPPPAKTHPPLPETADASSA
- a CDS encoding immunoglobulin domain-containing protein: MHASALIPAFICLIATSVSLPALPDLDEVGIPVSVAGKVTTEVELGADPGFDMIIPVEPAPATVITPGSRLVVRLAAAFGDVTDVNWYHGGTLIASNQSTLVIESASPDNSGRYRATFSGHSRFSATTPQAILIATTDRHRLVNQSTRVTISPSSPTATFGFVISPPAAGSYYGQRVLIRIVGPDLADFGVENPLSDPLYTLHDANGGDITPGMIFPAVIYEDGSTPQSRYVATVAEQARIVGAFPIDAAVQYPVTSRSVADAPNLTAGAYTLTVTSASGGTGDVLVEIYEVRTEGFSYPISP
- the ybeY gene encoding rRNA maturation RNase YbeY; translated protein: MPREIAINNAHPRLRLDRKAIRAAIELLDRHAKRFLDGPLPGELSIAFLTDPAIARLHADFLDDPTATDVITFEGEPAFGTAGEICVSADTAASYAAKKGHDFSEELTLYVVHGWLHLAGYDDLEPAKKRRMRAAEARAVNILKEAEACPRFSWKQ